One window from the genome of Leptospira levettii encodes:
- the murJ gene encoding murein biosynthesis integral membrane protein MurJ — MTNKVPGNESSTKRSLALSFYTFLSRILGLIRDHFMAVSFGTGMVASAFSVAYRLPNMFRNLLAEGTLSQSFMPIFSEYEKMGVMEARVMAGTVLSFLFLCLSIFVTFFWLFAAQFLPTLVGGTPEYGNLVVELSLVLFFLIMTASLSSIFMSISNSHHKYFVPSLSPIILNFSYLAVFLFVFPFYHEIKDRVFYLAYGIVCGGVLQLIVQGWFVYKNGFGPIFRLDFKHPAIKKIFKLMLPAALGGSFYQIGLLVDIFLANYIQNQNPGLGAVVSLDYSQRLVQLPTGIIGVALATTILPSLLKDLREGREENVPKEIADVLSFAFFLTLPASIGLAVLGETVLDSIYYGGRWDHLATLTAFFPLVFYSLAIPFYSINKVLVSSYYAFSDTKTPLRIQLISFVLSVVVSISLMFFLKHSAIALASALSAIVTSSLLLFYLKAHQVRIPFATVGKRVLKMVPALFGLFFWLVFSEWVIKPNLQNWGTNTLGLSYANLSRLSLSLSMLPAVILYFAIATYTGLSESEIILGRFLRKWKQKKENK; from the coding sequence ATGACAAACAAAGTCCCAGGGAACGAATCGAGTACAAAACGATCCCTTGCTTTATCTTTTTATACATTCTTATCAAGAATTTTAGGGCTCATTCGTGACCACTTTATGGCTGTTAGTTTTGGAACAGGAATGGTGGCATCCGCCTTTAGTGTTGCCTACAGACTTCCCAATATGTTCCGAAATCTCCTGGCAGAAGGAACCTTAAGCCAGTCCTTTATGCCAATATTCTCCGAGTATGAAAAAATGGGTGTGATGGAAGCTCGTGTGATGGCAGGAACTGTCCTTAGTTTTCTTTTCCTTTGTTTGTCTATTTTTGTGACTTTTTTTTGGCTGTTTGCAGCTCAGTTTTTGCCTACTCTTGTTGGTGGTACACCCGAATATGGGAATTTAGTCGTAGAACTTTCGTTAGTTCTATTTTTTCTCATCATGACGGCCAGTCTCTCTTCGATTTTTATGTCGATTTCCAATTCCCATCACAAATATTTTGTTCCGTCATTATCCCCAATCATCCTTAACTTTAGTTATCTGGCAGTGTTTCTCTTTGTGTTTCCTTTTTACCATGAAATTAAGGACAGAGTTTTTTACCTGGCATATGGAATTGTATGTGGTGGGGTATTACAACTTATAGTGCAAGGATGGTTTGTTTACAAGAATGGATTTGGACCCATCTTTCGGTTGGATTTTAAACACCCTGCGATCAAAAAAATTTTTAAACTCATGTTACCTGCGGCCCTAGGAGGTAGTTTTTACCAAATTGGACTTCTTGTGGATATCTTTCTTGCCAATTACATCCAAAATCAAAACCCAGGTCTTGGTGCCGTTGTCAGTTTGGATTATTCCCAGAGACTCGTCCAACTCCCTACAGGGATCATTGGAGTTGCACTTGCGACTACAATCCTTCCTTCTCTTTTGAAGGATTTACGAGAAGGAAGGGAAGAAAATGTTCCTAAAGAAATAGCAGATGTATTGTCATTTGCGTTTTTTTTAACACTGCCAGCAAGCATTGGTTTGGCGGTTCTTGGGGAAACGGTTTTGGATTCCATTTACTACGGTGGACGTTGGGACCATCTTGCTACACTGACAGCATTTTTCCCACTTGTGTTTTATTCACTTGCGATCCCTTTTTATAGTATCAATAAGGTACTTGTTTCTTCTTATTATGCATTTTCTGATACAAAAACTCCACTTCGTATCCAGTTGATATCCTTTGTCCTTAGTGTTGTTGTGAGTATTAGTTTGATGTTTTTTTTGAAACACTCTGCCATTGCCCTTGCTTCAGCCCTCAGTGCCATAGTCACTTCATCATTATTACTATTTTATTTAAAAGCACACCAAGTAAGAATTCCTTTTGCCACTGTGGGAAAACGGGTATTGAAAATGGTGCCTGCACTTTTTGGACTATTCTTTTGGCTTGTGTTTTCAGAATGGGTGATCAAACCAAACTTACAAAATTGGGGAACGAATACACTTGGTCTTAGTTATGCCAATCTCAGTCGGTTGAGTTTATCTC
- a CDS encoding LIC_12071 family protein: MKYSRFFLSFILFFILSETLALSGVVWTFYESLQNALIQEQFISDHRARDLSLALAKSAEQRLNNDGYVEIEKMFHRYVEQSKKDPEEFRFLKISLYAPDATLLVSTDTIYTLEELRKRKPDDELAKSTFFRKGIRLKKWEWSEPENGENPILNSKRDPKVRDGFEWVLNYLPLAKSNTVRLTTPLYKPGTLDVSGLVILVYERGNLGLLFQNQWKLVEWMVLNYLLIALVVSLLLTWAFVVYSLVLTKDQLTEKESGETLPLVQKKTLEPMESSIQAVSELKEQNPSTEANQTNLSTDVEVLPGGPVFDQMNAEPKETNTVRDAIFLG; the protein is encoded by the coding sequence ATGAAATATTCACGTTTTTTTCTATCCTTTATACTCTTTTTTATCCTCTCGGAAACCCTTGCGCTGAGTGGGGTGGTTTGGACATTTTATGAGTCCTTACAAAATGCTCTTATCCAGGAACAGTTTATTTCTGACCACAGAGCAAGGGACTTAAGCCTTGCACTTGCAAAAAGTGCAGAACAAAGGTTGAATAACGATGGTTATGTGGAAATCGAAAAGATGTTCCATCGTTATGTAGAACAATCCAAAAAGGATCCAGAAGAGTTTCGTTTTTTAAAGATAAGTTTGTATGCTCCAGATGCCACGTTACTTGTTTCTACTGATACTATTTATACTTTGGAAGAACTCCGAAAACGAAAACCTGATGATGAGTTAGCAAAATCTACATTCTTTCGCAAAGGCATTCGGTTGAAAAAATGGGAATGGTCTGAACCAGAAAATGGTGAGAATCCCATTCTCAATTCCAAACGAGATCCAAAGGTTCGGGATGGTTTTGAATGGGTATTAAATTACCTTCCATTAGCAAAATCAAATACGGTTCGTCTGACAACACCATTGTACAAACCAGGGACATTGGATGTATCTGGCCTTGTGATCCTTGTCTATGAACGAGGGAACTTAGGTTTATTATTCCAAAACCAATGGAAACTTGTGGAATGGATGGTATTGAATTACCTATTGATTGCACTTGTTGTGAGTTTACTCCTTACATGGGCATTTGTTGTGTATTCCTTAGTCCTCACAAAAGACCAGTTAACGGAAAAAGAATCAGGTGAAACCTTACCACTGGTTCAGAAAAAAACATTAGAACCAATGGAAAGTTCCATCCAAGCTGTGAGTGAGTTGAAAGAACAAAATCCATCAACAGAAGCGAATCAAACAAACCTTTCAACGGACGTTGAAGTATTACCTGGTGGTCCCGTGTTTGACCAAATGAATGCAGAACCCAAAGAAACTAATACAGTAAGAGATGCAATTTTCTTAGGATAA
- a CDS encoding STAS domain-containing protein: protein MESKDKVFSIQLKGGLDGSSADDFYRYFESQLNKGYRKFLFQLGSLEFITSNGISTLVKIHKQIVKSNAVYAIYGLKSEVEDVLKLVGLFDKFPIFRNHNSAESFLLQMDVSGMEPSTKETSSLSETSDHNKRGEESKSDSNKIRFYFSGKSREEGKPNLRKEPVSILESLKDETTDSKPTPSPMEVVLEEKINQLRLEIKESLSSELERRFSHYKSGASAQESAQLDKIPNYIQSKTKQLETVERIIQCEVCGTRLRLFKFGKHECPSCKTQFQLSPNGSIRFLEKLNPI from the coding sequence ATGGAATCAAAAGACAAAGTATTTTCTATTCAATTAAAAGGTGGTTTAGACGGAAGTAGTGCTGATGATTTTTATCGTTACTTCGAATCACAATTGAACAAAGGGTATCGAAAATTTTTATTCCAGTTAGGATCACTTGAATTCATTACATCCAATGGAATTAGTACCCTTGTCAAAATTCACAAACAAATTGTGAAATCAAACGCAGTGTATGCAATTTATGGATTAAAATCGGAAGTGGAAGATGTATTAAAATTGGTAGGTCTTTTTGATAAATTTCCTATCTTTCGTAACCACAACTCTGCTGAATCCTTTTTGTTACAAATGGATGTTTCTGGAATGGAACCAAGTACAAAGGAAACTTCTTCCCTTTCCGAAACCTCGGATCACAATAAAAGAGGAGAGGAATCAAAATCAGACAGTAACAAAATTCGATTTTATTTTTCAGGTAAGTCCAGGGAAGAAGGAAAACCGAACCTAAGAAAAGAACCTGTTTCTATTTTAGAATCATTGAAAGACGAAACAACGGACTCAAAACCCACTCCTTCTCCCATGGAAGTTGTGCTCGAAGAAAAAATAAACCAACTCCGTCTGGAAATCAAAGAATCATTGAGTTCCGAATTGGAAAGGCGATTCTCTCATTATAAATCAGGGGCATCTGCTCAAGAATCGGCTCAATTGGATAAAATTCCAAATTACATCCAATCGAAAACCAAACAATTGGAAACAGTCGAAAGGATCATCCAATGTGAAGTGTGTGGGACACGGCTACGGCTTTTTAAATTTGGTAAACATGAATGTCCAAGTTGTAAAACGCAGTTCCAGTTGAGTCCCAATGGTTCTATCCGTTTTCTTGAAAAATTAAATCCCATCTAA